ATTGAACGATGGTAATAGAAACCTTTAGAGATAATTGTGGTTAAATAATCCAGAATactaaaattgattttatccCAAAGAGTATGACAGTGATAAACGATACCATCCGAGACTCCAGGATGAAAATGTGCCTGTCAAATCGCCAAAAAATGCCGAACAGGAACAAACGATCGAATACTGGAGAAATCAGGCCAAAGCAACCGTTGAGAAGTTGTTggcgaagaaggaaaacaaaaacattgccaAGAATGTCATCATGTTCCTGGGCGATGGAATGTCCATCTCCACTGTTGCACTGGCAAGAATTCATGCCGGTGGTGAAGAGACTCCACTATCCTTTGAAGAGTTCCCTTACACAGGTATGGCGAAGACGTACTGCGTCGACTACCAGGTACCCGATTCGGCTTGCACTGCCACGGCTTACTTGGCTGGTGTGAAAAACAATATAGCTACGATCGGTGTCAATGCGCATGTAAAGACTGGGAATTGTGAGGCTGGTCAGAATCGATCATTTCACACAACTTCCATCGGTCAGTGGGCAATCGATGCGGGAAAAGATTCAGGAATAGTCACCACGACACGTGTCACTCACGCATCTCCAGCTGGTGTCTTTGCACACACAGCGTTCCGGGACTGGGAAGATGATTACTATGTGAAAGAGGACGGTTGTGATCCGGACATTGTTGATGATATTGCGGAACAGTTGGTGTACGGTGAGACAGGTTCTCGGTTGAAAGTAATTTTGGGCGGAGGACGACGAGAGTTTATGGATCGTGACATCCATGAGGATTACGAGACGGGCAAGGGAGGATACCGATCCGATGGAAGACATCTGATCAATGAGTGGATTCGGAATGGTCCCGTCGGCGAGAACCGAACGTTTGTGTGGAAACGATCGGATCTGTTAGCAGTGGATCCTCAGCGAACTGATCGATTACTTGGACTGTTTGAACCAAGCCATTGTGAATATAATTTGGATAAAGTGGAAAAGAATTTGGACGAAGAACCGACGCTCGCCGAGATGGTGGACAAGGCGACGGACATTCTCAGTACAAACCCGAATGGATTCTTCCTATTTGCGGAGGGCGGCCGAATCGATCATGGACATCATGAAAATCAGGCGAAATACGCCGTCGATGAAACGTTGGAGTTCGCGAAAGCGATCGAGCTGGCACGCAAAAAGTTCAGCGAAGAAGACACTTTGATTGTGGTGACGTCAGATCATTCGCACAGTGTCAGCTTTGCAGGATACCCGGTAAGCAAATGAATATCTGAATGTGACGAATGAATGCGTTTAATTTGTGTTCCATGTCTTACAATAACAGAGTCGTGGAAATGATATCTTCGGCACGGCTGGAAATGGTGGCGATGGTGTCCCTTACATGACCATCAGCTACGCCAATGGACCGGGATATAGCAAACATATTGATGTGGAAGCTGGCAAAAGGCTGGATGTACGCGAGATGGACCGATCGAAGGCGAACTTTGCCTTTCCTGCCACGTTGCCTACATATCCCGAAACGCACGCAGGGGAAGATGTGGCTGTGTATGCATCCGGACCATGGTCTCACCTGTTTACCGGTACGTACGAGCAGAACTTG
This region of Anopheles marshallii chromosome 2, idAnoMarsDA_429_01, whole genome shotgun sequence genomic DNA includes:
- the LOC128718982 gene encoding alkaline phosphatase-like, whose translation is MRAIVSGLCVILLSVALVIASLNDEYDSDKRYHPRLQDENVPVKSPKNAEQEQTIEYWRNQAKATVEKLLAKKENKNIAKNVIMFLGDGMSISTVALARIHAGGEETPLSFEEFPYTGMAKTYCVDYQVPDSACTATAYLAGVKNNIATIGVNAHVKTGNCEAGQNRSFHTTSIGQWAIDAGKDSGIVTTTRVTHASPAGVFAHTAFRDWEDDYYVKEDGCDPDIVDDIAEQLVYGETGSRLKVILGGGRREFMDRDIHEDYETGKGGYRSDGRHLINEWIRNGPVGENRTFVWKRSDLLAVDPQRTDRLLGLFEPSHCEYNLDKVEKNLDEEPTLAEMVDKATDILSTNPNGFFLFAEGGRIDHGHHENQAKYAVDETLEFAKAIELARKKFSEEDTLIVVTSDHSHSVSFAGYPSRGNDIFGTAGNGGDGVPYMTISYANGPGYSKHIDVEAGKRLDVREMDRSKANFAFPATLPTYPETHAGEDVAVYASGPWSHLFTGTYEQNLIPHMMAYASCLGNGLKACD